The uncultured Treponema sp. genome includes a region encoding these proteins:
- a CDS encoding AraC family transcriptional regulator has translation MKRYSTFNVDLSENVAYNDPAFPAYITSGFLSCYPDLKGCTHWHEDWEFIIVLDGLETYNVNGNLIEIEAGDAIFVNSRQVHYGFSADRKDCEFICILLNPSLLCSNKDFDEKFVKPFTYNANYPFIKLSRKIQWQNKIIKLLKEIHLKKETKTWQFITQRNFFSIFELIYSNVDIKSETSAQNSVGLNALKLMMVFIQDNYKKKISLEDIASAGFCCKSKCSSIFSQYLKESPIIYLIKYRLKISTELLCKTDIPITEIAYECGFSGTSYFCETFHKYYKTTPLDFRKDSAQIS, from the coding sequence TTGAAGCGTTATTCAACTTTCAATGTGGATTTGTCAGAAAATGTTGCTTACAACGATCCGGCTTTTCCTGCGTATATTACAAGCGGATTTTTATCTTGCTATCCTGATTTAAAAGGCTGCACTCACTGGCACGAGGACTGGGAATTTATAATTGTTCTTGACGGTCTTGAAACTTACAACGTGAATGGAAATTTAATTGAAATTGAAGCTGGAGACGCAATCTTTGTAAACAGCCGGCAAGTTCACTACGGATTTTCAGCGGACCGAAAAGACTGCGAGTTTATCTGCATTTTGCTGAATCCTTCGTTGCTTTGCTCCAATAAAGATTTTGATGAAAAATTTGTAAAGCCGTTTACGTACAATGCAAATTATCCATTTATAAAGCTGAGCCGGAAAATTCAATGGCAAAATAAAATTATAAAACTTCTGAAAGAAATTCATTTAAAGAAAGAAACAAAGACTTGGCAATTTATAACGCAGCGGAATTTTTTCAGCATATTCGAGCTAATCTATTCCAACGTGGACATAAAATCTGAAACTTCAGCACAAAATTCAGTCGGACTGAACGCTTTAAAGCTGATGATGGTTTTTATTCAGGACAATTATAAGAAGAAAATTTCACTTGAAGATATTGCTTCCGCCGGATTCTGCTGCAAAAGCAAATGCTCTTCAATTTTCAGCCAGTATTTAAAAGAATCGCCAATAATTTATCTTATAAAATACAGGCTTAAAATCAGCACCGAGCTTCTTTGCAAAACTGACATTCCGATTACAGAAATTGCCTACGAATGCGGATTTTCTGGAACAAGCTACTTTTGCGAAACTTTTCACAAATATTACAAGACAACGCCGCTTGATTTTAGAAAGGATTCCGCGCAGATTTCCTAG
- a CDS encoding PTS sugar transporter subunit IIA: MDLRTVLTPDTVDLHLKGTTKEEIIDELLDILVKAGKVTDKAVAKECVLDRERKMSTGMKHGIAIPHGKTDTVSDLVACIGVSDNPVDFDSLDQEPCRIFIMTLSPVNKTGPHLQFLAEVSLLFKSADKRAQILNTQDKAEVIKILTE, from the coding sequence ATGGACTTAAGAACTGTATTAACACCTGACACAGTAGACCTTCATTTAAAGGGAACTACAAAAGAAGAAATTATTGACGAGCTTCTCGATATTCTCGTGAAAGCCGGGAAAGTAACAGATAAAGCAGTTGCAAAGGAGTGTGTTCTTGACCGTGAGCGCAAAATGTCTACCGGTATGAAACATGGAATTGCAATTCCGCATGGAAAAACTGACACAGTTTCTGACTTGGTTGCTTGTATTGGAGTTTCAGACAATCCTGTTGATTTTGACAGCTTGGATCAGGAACCTTGCCGCATATTTATTATGACATTGTCGCCTGTAAACAAAACTGGTCCGCATCTTCAGTTCCTTGCTGAAGTCAGCCTTTTGTTTAAATCTGCCGACAAGCGCGCTCAGATTCTGAATACTCAGGACAAAGCGGAAGTTATAAAGATTTTAACTGAATAG
- a CDS encoding ACP S-malonyltransferase: MAEKYAFLFPGQGAQAPGMVKDVAESFPSAKKVIDDVSSIVNLDMAKLLWESDAAELSRSDNSQIAITAASLALMAALKDKNIEPSAAMGFSLGEFPALYAAGVLSFEDVVKVVRQRGLIMQKVCEEIAAKNEGHAPGMTAVLGLSPEKVKEIASGIKDAYAANMNSVKQTVVSGTFDALAAVEKAASEAGARRAVRLKVAGPFHSPLMQDAAVEFEKAIADVKFNDPKIKLFSNVTGKECVSGEEAKKSAVLHLTNPVLWTDEEDCLASVMKADGFDKWAALEVGPGKVLSGLWGNTDYNASISVLPVNTAESVNNL, encoded by the coding sequence ATGGCTGAAAAATACGCATTTTTGTTTCCGGGACAAGGCGCACAAGCTCCAGGAATGGTAAAAGATGTTGCTGAATCTTTTCCTTCAGCAAAGAAAGTTATTGATGATGTTTCTTCCATTGTAAATTTAGATATGGCAAAACTTTTGTGGGAATCAGATGCGGCAGAACTCAGCCGTTCTGACAACAGCCAGATTGCCATAACAGCGGCTTCTCTTGCTTTGATGGCTGCTTTAAAAGATAAAAATATTGAGCCTTCTGCGGCAATGGGATTCAGCCTTGGAGAATTTCCGGCTCTTTATGCGGCAGGAGTTTTGTCATTTGAAGATGTTGTAAAAGTTGTACGCCAGCGCGGACTTATTATGCAGAAAGTATGCGAAGAAATCGCGGCAAAAAACGAAGGTCATGCGCCTGGAATGACAGCAGTTCTTGGTCTTTCTCCTGAAAAAGTAAAGGAAATTGCTTCCGGCATAAAGGATGCTTATGCGGCAAACATGAACAGTGTAAAGCAAACTGTTGTGAGCGGAACTTTTGATGCTCTTGCTGCTGTTGAAAAAGCTGCTTCTGAAGCTGGCGCGCGCCGTGCAGTCCGCTTAAAGGTTGCAGGACCTTTCCATTCGCCTTTGATGCAGGATGCCGCTGTGGAATTTGAAAAAGCTATTGCGGATGTTAAGTTCAACGACCCAAAAATCAAGCTGTTTTCAAATGTAACAGGAAAAGAATGTGTTTCCGGCGAGGAAGCAAAAAAATCCGCAGTTCTTCATCTTACAAATCCAGTTCTTTGGACAGACGAGGAAGATTGCCTTGCTTCTGTTATGAAAGCTGATGGTTTTGACAAATGGGCTGCTCTTGAAGTTGGTCCTGGAAAAGTTCTTTCTGGACTTTGGGGAAATACTGACTACAACGCTTCGATTTCAGTTTTGCCAGTTAACACAGCTGAATCTGTAAATAATCTTTAA
- a CDS encoding glycoside hydrolase family 3 protein: protein MTFAEKILEAAQEGIVLLRNNENTLPLAENETVSIFGRCQFDFYKCGMGSGGSVRSPYSTNLTDNIPMANKELAEIYRNWIKENPFDNGGGGWAMEPYFQKEFPVSAELAKNAAKVSKKAIFVVGRNAGEDKDFTKEKGCWLLTDEERNAIKEICSAFESVIIVFNSCGIIDTAWIDDKEFSGKIKSVVYAWQGGQESGRACANVLCGKSVPCGKLTDTIAKSIDDYPSTKNFATPNESFYMEDIYVGYRYFSTFAKEKILFPFGFGLSYTEFKTEFVSSSVEGKNVNVKVRVENIGKKFSGKEIVQLYVQAPQGKLGKPSKVLVAFKKSNLLKPGQSEELGLSFNLESIASYDDSGISGFEFSFVLEEGKYFVFMGTDSESAKKIPVGSSDFISVEKTYATEKLCQALAPRKAFSRIKPAQLMPDGNYSIQEENVPLESFSLEQRIKENLPKEIPFTGNKGIKFQDVKKNPELLEKFVAQLNNEELATLVRGEGMMSRKATMGIASVFGGVSESLYNYGIPVAGCADGPSGIRLDTGKEASLMPIGTLLACTWNPPLVQELFEFESQELKQNQIDTVLGPGINIHRNPLNGRNFEYFSEDPLLTSEMTLAILKGVSKEGPFATIKHFAANSQETQRREHDSIVSERALREIYLKPFEAAVKRGNTQSIMTSYNQINGHFAASNYDLNSTILRKNWKYQGIVMTDWWARINDCIKGGKGEIELTASMVRARNDIYMIVNNDTAEKDGNNDNIKSSLKNSELTTAELQVCAMDIIKFLAKTLVAERKLRPLNNIPVFAPKAENQNAKNPAQENFRFLCNGETKRIFFAPENGVYNVLGVYSKPAEVDKVSQSVCNVLIDGKPTFAFECRSTEGKDTGAVIGQVQLEKGNYEISLEHTKPGIEIKFVALSRDVSVSSGIDYLKSE from the coding sequence ATGACATTTGCAGAAAAAATTCTTGAAGCCGCGCAGGAAGGAATCGTACTTCTTAGGAACAACGAAAATACGCTTCCGCTTGCAGAAAACGAAACTGTTTCTATTTTTGGAAGATGCCAGTTTGATTTTTACAAATGCGGAATGGGCTCTGGAGGTTCCGTCCGCTCGCCTTATTCCACAAATTTAACAGACAACATTCCAATGGCGAACAAAGAGCTTGCAGAAATTTACAGAAACTGGATAAAGGAAAATCCGTTTGACAATGGCGGAGGTGGCTGGGCAATGGAGCCTTATTTTCAAAAGGAATTTCCTGTTTCAGCGGAACTTGCAAAAAATGCCGCAAAAGTTTCAAAAAAAGCAATTTTTGTTGTGGGACGAAATGCGGGCGAAGACAAAGATTTTACAAAAGAAAAAGGCTGCTGGCTTTTAACTGACGAAGAGCGAAACGCAATCAAGGAAATTTGCTCGGCATTTGAAAGCGTAATTATTGTTTTCAACTCATGCGGAATAATCGACACAGCTTGGATTGACGACAAAGAATTTTCTGGAAAAATAAAATCTGTAGTCTACGCTTGGCAAGGCGGACAAGAATCCGGAAGAGCCTGTGCAAATGTTCTGTGCGGAAAATCAGTTCCGTGCGGAAAACTCACTGACACAATCGCAAAATCAATAGACGACTATCCTTCCACAAAAAATTTCGCAACGCCAAACGAATCTTTTTATATGGAAGATATTTATGTCGGCTACAGATATTTTTCAACATTCGCAAAAGAAAAAATTTTGTTTCCATTCGGATTCGGACTTTCTTACACAGAATTTAAAACTGAATTTGTTTCTTCTTCTGTGGAAGGAAAAAATGTAAACGTAAAAGTCCGCGTGGAAAATATCGGAAAAAAATTCAGCGGAAAAGAAATCGTCCAGCTTTATGTTCAAGCTCCGCAAGGAAAACTCGGAAAGCCTTCAAAAGTTCTTGTCGCATTCAAAAAATCAAATTTGCTAAAACCGGGACAGTCGGAAGAACTTGGGCTTTCGTTCAACTTGGAATCAATCGCTTCTTACGATGATTCTGGAATTTCCGGATTTGAATTTTCGTTTGTTCTTGAAGAAGGAAAATATTTTGTGTTCATGGGAACTGATTCTGAAAGCGCAAAAAAAATTCCAGTTGGAAGCAGCGATTTTATTTCAGTTGAAAAAACTTACGCCACGGAAAAACTTTGCCAGGCGCTTGCTCCACGAAAAGCTTTTTCAAGAATCAAGCCAGCGCAATTAATGCCGGACGGAAACTATTCAATTCAAGAAGAAAATGTTCCGCTTGAATCGTTCAGCCTTGAACAGCGCATAAAAGAAAATCTTCCAAAAGAAATTCCGTTCACGGGAAACAAAGGAATAAAATTTCAGGACGTAAAGAAAAATCCTGAGCTGCTTGAAAAATTTGTTGCCCAGCTGAACAATGAAGAGCTTGCAACTCTTGTGCGCGGAGAAGGAATGATGAGCCGCAAAGCGACAATGGGAATCGCATCCGTTTTTGGCGGCGTAAGCGAATCTCTTTACAACTATGGAATTCCTGTTGCAGGATGCGCGGACGGTCCTTCTGGCATAAGGCTCGACACAGGAAAAGAAGCTTCTCTTATGCCTATCGGAACTTTGCTGGCTTGCACTTGGAATCCGCCTCTTGTTCAGGAGCTTTTTGAATTTGAAAGCCAAGAATTAAAGCAAAATCAAATTGACACAGTTCTTGGACCTGGAATAAACATTCACAGAAATCCGCTTAACGGAAGAAACTTTGAATATTTTTCCGAAGATCCGCTTCTCACTTCTGAAATGACGCTTGCGATTTTAAAAGGCGTTTCAAAAGAAGGTCCGTTTGCAACAATAAAACATTTTGCCGCGAACAGTCAGGAAACACAAAGACGCGAGCACGACTCAATTGTTTCAGAACGCGCGTTGCGGGAAATTTATCTCAAGCCGTTTGAAGCCGCCGTAAAACGTGGAAACACCCAGTCAATTATGACAAGCTACAATCAAATCAACGGACATTTTGCGGCAAGCAACTACGATTTGAATTCAACAATTCTCCGCAAAAACTGGAAATACCAAGGTATAGTAATGACCGACTGGTGGGCAAGAATAAACGACTGCATAAAAGGCGGAAAAGGAGAAATTGAACTTACAGCTTCGATGGTCCGCGCGCGAAACGACATCTACATGATTGTAAACAACGACACTGCGGAAAAGGACGGAAACAACGACAACATAAAATCAAGCTTGAAAAACAGCGAGCTTACAACTGCGGAACTTCAAGTTTGCGCAATGGACATTATAAAATTCCTTGCAAAAACTCTTGTGGCTGAACGCAAGCTTCGTCCGCTCAACAACATTCCTGTCTTTGCGCCAAAAGCTGAAAATCAAAACGCAAAAAATCCAGCGCAGGAAAATTTCAGATTCCTTTGCAACGGAGAAACAAAAAGAATTTTCTTCGCGCCGGAAAACGGAGTTTACAATGTGCTTGGAGTTTATTCAAAGCCAGCAGAAGTGGACAAAGTTTCGCAATCTGTATGCAACGTGCTTATCGACGGAAAACCAACATTCGCGTTTGAATGCCGTTCCACAGAAGGAAAAGACACAGGCGCTGTAATCGGACAGGTTCAACTTGAAAAAGGCAACTATGAAATTTCGCTTGAGCATACAAAGCCCGGAATCGAAATAAAATTCGTTGCTCTTTCAAGAGATGTTTCTGTTTCATCTGGAATCGATTATTTAAAGTCCGAGTAG